A single window of Pogona vitticeps strain Pit_001003342236 chromosome 11, PviZW2.1, whole genome shotgun sequence DNA harbors:
- the IDS gene encoding iduronate 2-sulfatase isoform X1, with translation MGSGRWARSAGSSGLPALLWAAGFLLGAGGAAGAPRPRPPPDGMNVLFIVADDLRPALGAYGDPLVRSPNIDQLASRSVVFQNAFAQQAVCAPSRVSFLTGRRPDTTRLYDFDSYWRVHAGNYSTLPQYFKDNGYITMSVGKVFHPGISSNHTDDYPRSWTFPAFHPSSEKYENTKVCKGKDGELHANLICPVDVAEMPEGTLPDIQSTEEAVRLLNIMKESRSPFFLAVGYHKPHIPFRYPKEFLKLYPLENVTLAPDPYVPKGLPSVAYNPWADIRRREDVAALNISFPYGPIPEDFQRKIRQSYFAAVSYIDTLVGKLLNGLDDAGLSHNTIIVFTADHGWSLGEHGEWAKYSNFDIATRVPLMFYVPGVTTPLPSPGEKLFPLMDPFDQVSRPMFQEKPKEMVELVSLFATLAELAGLSVPSPCPHPSFQVVLCTEGKSLVRYFPSLREPQENGRNEDNDFDPPVAFSQYPRPGDTPEWNSDLPALNDIRVMGYSIRTPDYRCTMWFGFDPSNFTVNLKVVHGGELYFEATDPNQDHNMYRSLMFSPLAQKLCQILEC, from the exons ATGGGGTCGGGGCGGTGGGCGAGATCCGCTGGCTCCTCCGGGCTGCCCGCCCTCCTGTGGGCCGCCGGGTTCTTGCTGGGCGCCGGTGGGGCTGCAGGAGCCCCCCGCCCCCGTCCGCCGCCAG ATGGCATGAACGTTCTCTTCATCGTGGCTGATGACCTGCGTCCGGCCCTCGGCGCGTACGGAGACCCCCTCGTGAGATCGCCCAACATTGATCAGCTGGCCTCCCGAAGCGTTGTGTTCCAAAATGCATTCGCACAG CAAGCCGTCTGTGCTCCAAGCAGAGTGTCCTTCCTCACCGGGCGCCGACCAGACACTACAAGGCTGTACGATTTTGATTCCTACTGGCGAGTGCATGCAGGGAATTATTCTACGTTGCCGCAGTATTTTAAAGACAATGGCTACATCACGATGTCCGTAGGGAAAGTCTTTCATCCAG ggATTTCATCAAACCACACTGATGACTATCCACGTAGCTGGACCTTCCCAGCTTTTCACCCATCTtctgaaaaatatgaaaacacaAAG GTGTGCAAAGGGAAGGATGGGGAGCTTCACGCGAATCTTATTTGCCCCGTGGACGTGGCTGAGATGCCCGAGGGGACTTTGCCAGATATCCAGAGCACCGAGGAAGCCGTCCGTTTGCTGAATATCATGAAAGAAAGCCGGAGCCCGTTTTTCCTTGCTGTCGGGTATCACAAACCACACATCCCCTTCAGGTATCCGAAG GAGTTCCTCAAATTGTACCCCTTGGAAAATGTCACGCTGGCCCCAGATCCCTATGTTCCTAAAGGACTCCCTTCTGTGGCTTACAATCCCTGGGCAGACATTCGCCGCAGGGAGGACGTGGCAGCCCTAAACATCAGCTTCCCTTATGGACCAATTCCAGAAGACTTCCAG CGAAAGATTCGTCAAAGCTATTTCGCAGCTGTCTCCTACATCGATACCTTGGTTGGGAAGCTCTTGAATGGCTTGGATGACGCAGGACTCTCCCATAACACCATCATAGTGTTCACAGCTGATCATG GTTGGTCGCTGGGCGAGCATGGCGAGTGGGCAAAATACAGCAACTTCGACATCGCGACCCGCGTCCCGCTCATGTTCTACGTCCCAGGAGTGACCACCCCGCTCCCTTCTCCAGGAGAGAAGCTTTTTCCTCTTATGGACCCCTTTGACCAAGTTTCAAGGCCAATGTTCcaag AGAAGCCCAAAGAAATGGTTGAGTTGGTATCGCTCTTCGCTACGCTTGCTGAACTTGCTGGGTTGTCCGTCCCTTCTCCTTGCCCTCATCCTTCGTTTCAAGTCGTCCTGTGCACCGAGGGAAAAAGCTTGGTTCGCTATTTCCCTTCCCTCCGTGAACCACAAGAGAATGGCCGCAACGAAGACAATGATTTTGATCCACCTGTTGCTTTCAGCCAGTATCCCCGTCCTGGAGATACCCCAGAGTGGAACTCAGATCTGCCGGCGCTGAACGATATAAGAGTGATGGGCTACTCCATACGTACTCCTGACTACAGATGTACCATGTGGTTTGGCTTTGACCCCAGCAACTTTACGGTCAATCTGAAGGTTGTCCATGGAGGGGAGCTATATTTTGAAGCCACTGACCCCAACCAAGATCACAATATGTACAGAAGCCTGATGTTTAGCCCTCTTGCTCAAAAGCTTTGCCAGATCTTGGAATGTTAA
- the IDS gene encoding iduronate 2-sulfatase isoform X2 translates to MNVLFIVADDLRPALGAYGDPLVRSPNIDQLASRSVVFQNAFAQQAVCAPSRVSFLTGRRPDTTRLYDFDSYWRVHAGNYSTLPQYFKDNGYITMSVGKVFHPGISSNHTDDYPRSWTFPAFHPSSEKYENTKVCKGKDGELHANLICPVDVAEMPEGTLPDIQSTEEAVRLLNIMKESRSPFFLAVGYHKPHIPFRYPKEFLKLYPLENVTLAPDPYVPKGLPSVAYNPWADIRRREDVAALNISFPYGPIPEDFQRKIRQSYFAAVSYIDTLVGKLLNGLDDAGLSHNTIIVFTADHGWSLGEHGEWAKYSNFDIATRVPLMFYVPGVTTPLPSPGEKLFPLMDPFDQVSRPMFQEKPKEMVELVSLFATLAELAGLSVPSPCPHPSFQVVLCTEGKSLVRYFPSLREPQENGRNEDNDFDPPVAFSQYPRPGDTPEWNSDLPALNDIRVMGYSIRTPDYRCTMWFGFDPSNFTVNLKVVHGGELYFEATDPNQDHNMYRSLMFSPLAQKLCQILEC, encoded by the exons ATGAACGTTCTCTTCATCGTGGCTGATGACCTGCGTCCGGCCCTCGGCGCGTACGGAGACCCCCTCGTGAGATCGCCCAACATTGATCAGCTGGCCTCCCGAAGCGTTGTGTTCCAAAATGCATTCGCACAG CAAGCCGTCTGTGCTCCAAGCAGAGTGTCCTTCCTCACCGGGCGCCGACCAGACACTACAAGGCTGTACGATTTTGATTCCTACTGGCGAGTGCATGCAGGGAATTATTCTACGTTGCCGCAGTATTTTAAAGACAATGGCTACATCACGATGTCCGTAGGGAAAGTCTTTCATCCAG ggATTTCATCAAACCACACTGATGACTATCCACGTAGCTGGACCTTCCCAGCTTTTCACCCATCTtctgaaaaatatgaaaacacaAAG GTGTGCAAAGGGAAGGATGGGGAGCTTCACGCGAATCTTATTTGCCCCGTGGACGTGGCTGAGATGCCCGAGGGGACTTTGCCAGATATCCAGAGCACCGAGGAAGCCGTCCGTTTGCTGAATATCATGAAAGAAAGCCGGAGCCCGTTTTTCCTTGCTGTCGGGTATCACAAACCACACATCCCCTTCAGGTATCCGAAG GAGTTCCTCAAATTGTACCCCTTGGAAAATGTCACGCTGGCCCCAGATCCCTATGTTCCTAAAGGACTCCCTTCTGTGGCTTACAATCCCTGGGCAGACATTCGCCGCAGGGAGGACGTGGCAGCCCTAAACATCAGCTTCCCTTATGGACCAATTCCAGAAGACTTCCAG CGAAAGATTCGTCAAAGCTATTTCGCAGCTGTCTCCTACATCGATACCTTGGTTGGGAAGCTCTTGAATGGCTTGGATGACGCAGGACTCTCCCATAACACCATCATAGTGTTCACAGCTGATCATG GTTGGTCGCTGGGCGAGCATGGCGAGTGGGCAAAATACAGCAACTTCGACATCGCGACCCGCGTCCCGCTCATGTTCTACGTCCCAGGAGTGACCACCCCGCTCCCTTCTCCAGGAGAGAAGCTTTTTCCTCTTATGGACCCCTTTGACCAAGTTTCAAGGCCAATGTTCcaag AGAAGCCCAAAGAAATGGTTGAGTTGGTATCGCTCTTCGCTACGCTTGCTGAACTTGCTGGGTTGTCCGTCCCTTCTCCTTGCCCTCATCCTTCGTTTCAAGTCGTCCTGTGCACCGAGGGAAAAAGCTTGGTTCGCTATTTCCCTTCCCTCCGTGAACCACAAGAGAATGGCCGCAACGAAGACAATGATTTTGATCCACCTGTTGCTTTCAGCCAGTATCCCCGTCCTGGAGATACCCCAGAGTGGAACTCAGATCTGCCGGCGCTGAACGATATAAGAGTGATGGGCTACTCCATACGTACTCCTGACTACAGATGTACCATGTGGTTTGGCTTTGACCCCAGCAACTTTACGGTCAATCTGAAGGTTGTCCATGGAGGGGAGCTATATTTTGAAGCCACTGACCCCAACCAAGATCACAATATGTACAGAAGCCTGATGTTTAGCCCTCTTGCTCAAAAGCTTTGCCAGATCTTGGAATGTTAA